One stretch of Desulfovibrio sp. JC010 DNA includes these proteins:
- the ispE gene encoding 4-(cytidine 5'-diphospho)-2-C-methyl-D-erythritol kinase, which yields MNKTILTAPAKVNLYLKIVGKREDGYHELDTLFHPFPALADTLEITETGEGCTIHCEQFDLPAEDNLIYKAWDKYAQATGFRPGLHVELTKRTPTGAGLGGGSSDAASMLRFLNEHPDSPGLEHTKLNTLAAGLGADVPFFLLDGPAWAKGIGEILTVCEVDLSGLTALLACPDVHVNTVWAYKAWSTRDQSTNLKKSGAFDLTTSASGNNRTASQTRVTLFNDFEEVVLPEFPKIRETKEYLLKSGACGAVMSGSGASVISFFNAREVAEKTASGLKDMNVDSVLHTFS from the coding sequence ATGAACAAAACAATTCTCACTGCCCCGGCAAAGGTCAATCTTTACCTGAAAATAGTTGGTAAAAGGGAAGACGGCTATCACGAGCTGGATACACTTTTCCATCCCTTCCCGGCTCTGGCAGATACTCTTGAGATCACCGAGACCGGGGAAGGTTGCACAATTCATTGTGAACAGTTCGACCTTCCGGCGGAAGACAATCTTATATATAAAGCATGGGACAAATATGCGCAGGCTACAGGGTTCCGCCCCGGTCTGCATGTGGAGCTGACCAAGCGTACCCCCACCGGGGCCGGGCTTGGCGGCGGCAGCTCCGATGCGGCGTCCATGCTCCGCTTTCTGAATGAACACCCGGACAGTCCGGGGCTGGAGCACACAAAGCTGAATACGCTTGCGGCGGGCCTTGGCGCGGATGTTCCCTTCTTTCTGCTGGACGGACCTGCGTGGGCCAAAGGGATTGGTGAAATTTTAACGGTCTGTGAGGTTGACCTTTCCGGCCTGACTGCGCTATTAGCCTGCCCGGATGTGCACGTGAATACCGTCTGGGCATACAAGGCATGGTCCACCCGTGACCAATCCACTAATTTGAAAAAAAGTGGAGCCTTTGACTTGACAACATCTGCCAGCGGTAATAATAGAACGGCCTCCCAAACGAGGGTGACTTTGTTCAATGACTTTGAAGAAGTTGTCCTTCCCGAGTTTCCCAAAATCAGGGAGACAAAGGAATACCTGTTGAAAAGCGGAGCCTGCGGAGCTGTCATGAGCGGAAGCGGGGCAAGTGTGATCTCTTTTTTCAATGCAAGGGAAGTTGCTGAAAAAACTGCATCAGGCTTGAAAGATATGAATGTCGACTCTGTTCTTCACACGTTTTCATAA
- a CDS encoding ribose-phosphate pyrophosphokinase: MNGELKIISGSSNLALSEAICDHLGSKLTPCLREKFSDGEIRIEIQDNVRGCDVFIVQSTCDPVNFHFMELCLMLDALKRASARRVTAVVPYYGYARQDRKVSPRAPISAKLCADCLTVAGMQRLVTIDLHAGQIQGFFDLPVDNIYAAPVLLDELRTRDEDMVMVSPDAGGTERARAYAKRLNAGLAIVDKRRDAPNQAKAMHVIGEVKDKVCVVMDDMIDTAGTMCQAAKVLMDHGAKDVIACATHPVLSGPAIDRLAAAPFSEVIVTDTLPVPEEKIANSNGKIKVKSVAGILAKCIHNVHSESSVSVLFV; this comes from the coding sequence ATGAACGGTGAACTTAAGATTATCAGCGGCTCGTCAAATCTGGCGCTTTCAGAAGCAATCTGTGACCATCTCGGCAGCAAACTTACTCCCTGTCTGCGTGAAAAATTCAGTGACGGTGAAATCCGCATCGAGATTCAGGACAACGTCCGCGGCTGTGATGTTTTCATAGTCCAGTCCACCTGTGATCCGGTGAACTTTCACTTCATGGAACTGTGCCTCATGCTGGACGCACTTAAAAGAGCAAGTGCCCGCCGAGTAACCGCAGTTGTTCCTTACTACGGATACGCAAGACAGGACCGCAAGGTTTCCCCCCGCGCACCCATCAGTGCCAAACTCTGCGCCGACTGCCTGACCGTTGCCGGTATGCAGCGTCTGGTCACCATCGACCTGCACGCAGGCCAGATTCAGGGTTTCTTCGACCTCCCGGTAGACAATATTTACGCAGCTCCCGTCCTGCTGGACGAACTGCGCACCCGTGACGAAGACATGGTCATGGTTTCACCTGACGCAGGCGGAACCGAACGCGCCAGAGCATACGCCAAACGCCTCAACGCCGGACTGGCCATCGTGGATAAACGCCGCGACGCCCCCAACCAGGCTAAAGCCATGCACGTCATCGGTGAAGTAAAAGACAAAGTCTGCGTGGTCATGGATGACATGATCGATACCGCAGGCACCATGTGTCAGGCAGCCAAGGTTCTCATGGACCACGGCGCAAAAGATGTAATTGCCTGCGCAACCCACCCGGTTCTTTCCGGACCGGCTATCGACAGGCTGGCTGCAGCACCTTTTTCCGAGGTGATTGTAACCGACACCCTGCCTGTCCCCGAAGAAAAGATCGCCAACAGCAACGGCAAGATCAAAGTAAAATCCGTTGCCGGAATCCTCGCCAAATGCATCCACAACGTGCATTCCGAGTCTTCCGTAAGCGTACTCTTCGTTTAA
- a CDS encoding 50S ribosomal protein L25 produces the protein MSEKVTFKAELRTKTGKSANRQLRNQGMVPVVFYSQDGENLILSVNEIEFVKMYRKVGTTRIFSLEVDGKTYDTLIWKVQMDPVRPRPNHIDFLGVSADRPLKIDVPVVTEGNAPGVKLGGRMAIYREKLTVACTAATIPAEIVVNIDSMEVGDTVFVNEIDLGEGASVQFDSNFALVRCAAGRGSAKDDAEGEEGEEATEE, from the coding sequence ATGTCTGAAAAAGTAACCTTCAAAGCTGAGCTGCGCACCAAAACCGGTAAATCCGCAAACCGCCAGCTCCGCAATCAGGGTATGGTTCCCGTCGTTTTCTATTCTCAGGACGGCGAAAACCTGATCCTTTCCGTTAACGAAATTGAATTCGTTAAAATGTACCGCAAGGTCGGAACAACCCGCATCTTCAGCCTTGAAGTTGACGGCAAGACCTACGACACCCTGATCTGGAAAGTGCAGATGGACCCCGTCCGTCCCCGCCCCAACCATATCGACTTCCTCGGAGTTTCCGCTGACCGTCCCCTCAAGATCGACGTTCCCGTTGTGACTGAAGGTAACGCTCCCGGTGTCAAGCTCGGTGGCCGCATGGCTATCTACCGCGAAAAGCTGACAGTTGCCTGCACCGCAGCAACTATTCCCGCTGAAATCGTTGTTAACATCGACAGCATGGAAGTCGGCGACACTGTATTCGTAAACGAAATCGACCTCGGTGAAGGTGCTTCCGTACAGTTCGACAGCAACTTTGCTCTCGTTCGCTGTGCAGCTGGCCGCGGCTCTGCTAAAGACGATGCAGAAGGCGAAGAAGGCGAAGAAGCAACTGAAGAATAG
- the pth gene encoding aminoacyl-tRNA hydrolase, with protein sequence MEYKALIVGLGNPGPQYANTRHNIGFMVVDALAEMAASRKSMRFKEMGISGDFELFSINIAGNNVLVTKPLTYMNLSGKAVAAICGKYSIPVSDVYVIHDELDLPCGRMKFKKGGGNNGHRGLESIQGKMGSPNFFRIRVGIGRPEFSSQVKDYVLEEFSTGDLETAAQMSVAAIKGLNLHFRRGQGTATQFMNSFVPDVPET encoded by the coding sequence ATGGAATACAAAGCACTTATCGTCGGACTGGGCAACCCCGGACCGCAGTATGCCAATACCCGGCACAATATCGGGTTCATGGTTGTTGATGCTTTGGCCGAGATGGCCGCTTCCCGCAAAAGCATGCGTTTTAAAGAAATGGGTATTTCCGGCGATTTTGAACTTTTCAGCATCAATATAGCCGGAAACAACGTACTGGTGACCAAACCGCTGACCTACATGAACCTGAGCGGCAAGGCCGTTGCGGCCATATGCGGCAAATATTCCATCCCGGTATCGGACGTATACGTCATCCACGATGAACTGGACCTTCCCTGCGGAAGGATGAAGTTCAAAAAAGGCGGCGGAAACAACGGGCACCGCGGACTGGAATCCATTCAGGGAAAAATGGGATCACCAAATTTCTTCCGCATCAGGGTCGGCATCGGCCGCCCGGAATTTTCCTCGCAGGTAAAAGACTATGTGCTTGAAGAATTCAGCACCGGGGACCTTGAAACAGCCGCACAAATGTCCGTTGCGGCAATCAAGGGTCTGAACCTGCACTTCAGACGGGGACAGGGCACAGCGACTCAATTCATGAACAGCTTTGTACCCGATGTTCCTGAAACTTAA
- a CDS encoding CarD family transcriptional regulator has product MFELEQLVVYPSQGVGKVERIESQEIGGATAEFYIVRILSNNVTLMVPVMNAHNVGLRAVCDKAAGLNIFECLKDRSDFTGYTGQNWNRRYREYSEKLKSGDLQDVAYVLKELFLIGRDKELSFGERRLLEQAMGLVSMELSFALDLDQEEIKEEINALFSDVLEKQEEES; this is encoded by the coding sequence GTGTTTGAGCTAGAACAGCTGGTTGTCTACCCTTCACAGGGAGTAGGCAAAGTAGAACGTATTGAAAGTCAGGAAATCGGCGGTGCTACCGCTGAATTTTATATTGTGCGTATTTTAAGCAACAATGTTACGCTCATGGTTCCGGTCATGAACGCACATAACGTCGGCCTGCGCGCTGTCTGCGACAAGGCAGCGGGTTTAAACATTTTCGAATGCCTCAAGGACAGATCTGATTTTACCGGATACACCGGGCAAAACTGGAACAGACGCTACCGCGAATACTCTGAAAAGCTCAAAAGCGGCGATCTGCAGGATGTTGCATACGTCCTCAAAGAGCTTTTCCTTATTGGGCGCGACAAAGAACTCTCCTTTGGCGAACGCAGGCTCCTTGAACAGGCTATGGGACTGGTTTCAATGGAACTTTCCTTTGCTCTCGACCTTGATCAGGAAGAAATCAAAGAAGAGATAAATGCACTTTTCAGTGACGTTCTGGAAAAACAGGAAGAAGAATCCTGA
- the rho gene encoding transcription termination factor Rho has translation MGQDKKIENLNLTELKQKKMSDLMDLAAKFKVENPSGMRKQELIFALLQGCAAQNGQIYGEGVLEVLPDGFGFLRSPTYSYMPGPDDIYVSPSQIRRFGLRKGDIISGQIRPPKEGERYFALLRVNEIGLESPEHSRNLVLFDNLTPVYPDNRFKMENGPKNFSSRVIDILSPIGRGQRALLVAPPRTGKTMMLQNIANSINANHPDVDLIVLLIDERPEEVTDMARTVKAEVVSSTFDEPPQRHVQVTEMVLEKAKRLVERKRDVVILLDSITRLGRAYNAVTPSSGRVLSGGLDANAMQRPKRFFGAARNIEEGGSLTIIATALIDTGSRMDEVIFEEFKGTGNMDLYLDRKLAEKRVFPAIDINRSGTRKEELLLDDGVLNKVWILRKLLAPMNSIDSMEFLLDKMKGTKNNEEFFDMMGK, from the coding sequence ATGGGCCAAGACAAAAAAATAGAAAACCTGAACCTGACTGAATTAAAACAGAAGAAGATGTCCGATCTTATGGATCTGGCAGCCAAATTCAAAGTTGAAAACCCCAGCGGAATGCGCAAGCAGGAACTGATCTTCGCACTGCTTCAGGGTTGCGCTGCGCAGAACGGACAGATTTACGGTGAAGGGGTTCTGGAAGTACTCCCCGACGGATTCGGCTTCCTGCGCTCCCCGACCTACAGCTACATGCCCGGCCCGGATGACATCTACGTCTCACCTTCCCAGATCAGAAGATTCGGCCTGCGCAAGGGTGACATCATCTCCGGCCAGATTCGCCCCCCCAAGGAAGGCGAACGTTACTTCGCACTGCTCCGGGTCAATGAAATCGGTCTCGAATCTCCCGAACATTCCAGAAATCTGGTACTTTTCGACAACCTGACTCCCGTATACCCGGACAACCGTTTCAAGATGGAAAACGGTCCCAAGAATTTCAGCTCCCGGGTAATTGATATTCTTTCCCCCATCGGACGCGGACAGCGTGCACTGCTCGTAGCACCGCCCCGTACCGGTAAGACCATGATGCTGCAGAACATCGCCAACTCCATCAACGCCAACCATCCTGACGTTGACCTGATTGTCCTGCTCATCGACGAACGCCCCGAAGAAGTTACCGACATGGCCCGCACCGTTAAGGCCGAAGTGGTCAGCTCCACCTTTGATGAGCCGCCGCAGCGCCACGTGCAGGTTACCGAGATGGTTCTTGAAAAGGCCAAGCGCCTTGTTGAGCGTAAACGTGACGTAGTCATCCTGCTCGACTCCATCACCCGTCTCGGCCGTGCATACAACGCCGTTACTCCTTCCTCCGGCAGGGTTCTTTCCGGGGGTCTGGATGCCAACGCCATGCAGCGTCCCAAAAGATTCTTCGGCGCAGCCCGTAACATTGAAGAAGGCGGCAGCCTGACCATCATCGCCACCGCTCTCATTGATACCGGCTCCCGCATGGACGAAGTCATCTTTGAAGAATTCAAGGGTACCGGCAACATGGACCTCTATCTGGACCGCAAGCTTGCTGAAAAACGTGTATTCCCGGCTATCGACATCAACCGTTCCGGCACACGCAAGGAAGAACTCCTCCTTGATGACGGAGTACTCAACAAGGTCTGGATCCTGCGCAAACTGCTTGCCCCCATGAACTCCATCGATTCCATGGAATTCCTGCTCGACAAGATGAAGGGCACCAAAAACAATGAAGAATTCTTCGATATGATGGGCAAATAG